A stretch of the Porifericola rhodea genome encodes the following:
- a CDS encoding homocysteine S-methyltransferase family protein, translating into MNVANKNLRQLLKERILILDGAMGTMIQGYQLEEEDFRNEALKAHPNTLKGNNDLLSVTRPDIIKEIHAVYFEAGADIAETNTFSSTSIAQADYGLEHFVYELNYESAKIAKEVAQEFTEREPNKPRFVAGSLGPTNRTASLSPDVNDPGYRAITFDQLVEAYREQAIALLDGGVDLLLVETVFDTLNAKAALFALNMLLEEKNLDTPIMVSGTITDASGRTLSGQTTEAFWSSVMHGNLLSIGLNCALGAKDLLPYIKELDKHATCFVSAHPNAGLPNEFGEYDQTPQQMADELEAFVKNGHLNILGGCCGTRPEHIRKIAELAAQYSPRQLKQNSLSEA; encoded by the coding sequence ATGAACGTTGCTAATAAAAACCTGCGTCAACTATTGAAGGAAAGAATTTTGATACTCGATGGAGCCATGGGTACCATGATTCAGGGCTATCAGCTGGAAGAGGAAGACTTTAGAAATGAGGCGCTGAAGGCACACCCTAATACGCTCAAAGGAAATAACGACCTTCTGTCAGTTACCCGGCCTGATATTATTAAAGAGATACACGCCGTGTATTTTGAAGCGGGAGCAGATATAGCAGAAACCAATACTTTTAGCTCTACATCTATTGCTCAGGCAGATTATGGTCTGGAACATTTTGTATACGAACTCAATTATGAGTCAGCAAAAATTGCCAAAGAGGTAGCTCAGGAGTTTACTGAGCGGGAGCCGAACAAGCCACGCTTTGTCGCCGGTTCTTTAGGGCCTACCAACCGTACTGCCTCCCTGTCTCCGGATGTAAATGATCCCGGTTATCGCGCCATTACTTTTGACCAGTTGGTTGAAGCATACCGCGAGCAGGCAATTGCCCTACTGGATGGAGGAGTTGACTTACTATTGGTAGAAACTGTTTTTGATACCCTTAATGCTAAAGCAGCTCTTTTCGCTCTCAATATGTTGCTGGAAGAGAAAAACCTGGACACACCTATTATGGTTTCTGGTACGATCACTGATGCCAGCGGACGCACACTCTCAGGCCAGACCACCGAAGCCTTCTGGAGTTCAGTAATGCACGGCAACCTACTAAGCATCGGACTTAATTGTGCACTGGGCGCTAAAGACTTGCTCCCTTACATCAAAGAATTAGATAAACATGCTACCTGCTTTGTGTCTGCACACCCCAATGCCGGGCTACCAAACGAGTTTGGCGAGTATGATCAGACACCGCAGCAGATGGCAGACGAACTAGAGGCATTCGTAAAAAATGGTCATTTGAATATACTAGGTGGTTGCTGTGGTACACGTCCTGAACACATACGCAAGATTGCCGAGCTGGCTGCCCAGTATTCTCCTCGTCAGCTAAAACAAAACAGCTTATCTGAAGCCTAA
- a CDS encoding geranylgeranylglycerol-phosphate geranylgeranyltransferase, whose amino-acid sequence MRVARLAYRGKYMLTGFARVTRMHNLLILGLTQYFTAIFLADIHSNWRGYAKDYELFLLIFSTNIIAAAGYLINDYYDIKIDYINKPDKVVVGRQLKRRYVMIAHTVLNLIGVAIGFYLSIWVGLINFGAAFLLWLYSNQLKRWPLVGNLVIASLSGMAVWVVSIYFPENPLLVYTYAVFAFAISLVREIIKDIEDMKGDESFGCKTLPILLGVYYTKIFLYFLSALFIFLLFFMSGMLGNQTLIIYFLILILPITYFLIRLVYADTKKEFAFLSGFCKLLMFSGVMSMMFF is encoded by the coding sequence ATGAGAGTAGCCAGACTTGCATATCGTGGAAAATACATGCTTACCGGCTTTGCCAGAGTTACGCGTATGCACAACCTCCTGATTTTAGGGCTCACGCAGTATTTTACGGCTATATTTCTTGCCGATATCCATAGCAACTGGAGAGGCTATGCTAAAGACTATGAGCTTTTCCTTCTGATTTTTTCTACCAACATTATCGCCGCGGCGGGCTATCTGATCAACGACTATTACGATATCAAAATTGATTATATAAACAAGCCTGACAAAGTAGTAGTGGGTAGGCAACTTAAAAGGCGTTATGTTATGATTGCCCACACAGTGCTTAATCTGATAGGAGTAGCCATAGGCTTTTATCTGTCTATTTGGGTTGGGCTGATCAATTTTGGTGCAGCGTTTTTGCTTTGGTTGTATTCAAATCAGCTTAAGCGGTGGCCTTTGGTAGGGAATCTTGTTATTGCCTCCCTTTCTGGTATGGCGGTATGGGTGGTATCTATCTACTTTCCAGAGAATCCTTTGCTGGTATATACTTATGCGGTATTTGCATTTGCCATTTCTTTGGTTCGGGAGATCATTAAAGATATAGAAGATATGAAAGGTGATGAGTCTTTCGGTTGTAAGACCTTGCCCATTCTGCTAGGCGTGTACTATACCAAAATATTTCTTTACTTTCTTTCCGCACTATTTATTTTTCTGCTCTTTTTTATGTCAGGTATGTTGGGTAACCAGACACTCATTATCTACTTTCTGATATTAATATTACCTATCACTTATTTTCTCATCCGTCTGGTATATGCCGACACTAAAAAAGAGTTTGCCTTCCTGAGTGGATTCTGTAAGTTGTTAATGTTTAGTGGGGTAATGAGTATGATGTTCTTCTGA
- the uvrB gene encoding excinuclease ABC subunit UvrB produces the protein MDFKLISEYEPTGDQPEAIRQLTEGIESGEHAQTLLGVTGSGKTFTMANVIANLNRPTLIISHNKTLAAQLFGEFKQFFPENAVEYFISYYDYYQPEAYIPTTNLYIEKDMSINEEIEKLRLSATSALLSGRRDVLVVASVSCIYGLGNPDEFGKNVIRLQEGDVLSRQRLLYTLVDILYSRTEAEFKRGNFRVKGDTVDIFVAYADFAYRIYFWGDEIEAIHRIDPHTGKKLADERLITIYPANLFVTGKDTTQKAIHEIQDDLVEQVQSFQDEKRFLEAKRIEERTEFDLEMIRELGYCSGIENYSRYFDRRQPGQRPFCLLDYFPDDYLIMIDESHVTIPQVRGMWGGDRARKSSLVDYGFRLPSALDNRPLTFNEFEDMTNQVVFVSATPGEYELRVSEGVIVEQVIRPTGLLDPVIEVRPSLNQIDDLLGEIDERVKLDERVLVTTLTKRMAEELQKFLERAGVRSRYIHSEVKSLDRVEILRELRLGEFDVLVGVNLLREGLDLPEVSLVAILDADKEGFLRNERSLIQTIGRAARNENGMVIMYADKVTGSMQVAIDETNRRRSKQMEYNAEHGITPKTVLKSKEAIMFSTRVADSKKAVKKAYAGPEETSIAADPVVAYMNKEDLDKLIRKTQKNMEKAAKELDFMEAARMRDELNELKKLYEQKD, from the coding sequence ATGGACTTTAAGTTAATATCTGAATATGAGCCTACCGGCGACCAGCCAGAGGCTATCCGGCAACTTACCGAAGGAATAGAAAGTGGTGAGCATGCTCAAACCTTGTTAGGAGTAACAGGTTCCGGTAAAACCTTTACCATGGCCAATGTTATTGCCAACCTGAATCGCCCAACGCTGATCATCAGCCATAACAAAACCTTGGCAGCTCAGCTGTTTGGAGAGTTTAAGCAATTCTTTCCTGAAAACGCGGTAGAGTACTTCATCTCTTATTACGATTACTATCAACCAGAGGCGTACATTCCTACGACTAATCTTTACATAGAGAAGGATATGTCAATCAACGAGGAAATTGAGAAGCTGCGCTTAAGTGCTACTTCTGCCCTCCTGTCTGGCCGACGAGATGTACTGGTTGTGGCTTCGGTGTCGTGCATATACGGTTTGGGTAACCCTGACGAGTTTGGCAAAAATGTAATACGACTGCAAGAAGGAGATGTCCTATCTCGTCAGCGACTGCTTTATACCCTGGTAGATATTCTCTACAGCCGTACTGAAGCTGAGTTTAAGCGAGGAAACTTTAGAGTAAAAGGTGATACGGTAGATATTTTTGTAGCTTATGCAGACTTTGCCTATCGTATTTATTTCTGGGGAGATGAGATTGAAGCTATCCACCGTATTGATCCGCATACCGGTAAAAAGCTGGCAGATGAACGCCTGATTACGATCTACCCAGCTAACCTCTTCGTCACGGGAAAGGATACCACTCAAAAAGCAATTCACGAGATCCAGGATGATCTGGTAGAGCAGGTGCAGAGTTTTCAGGATGAAAAACGCTTTCTGGAGGCCAAAAGGATAGAAGAACGTACCGAGTTTGACCTGGAGATGATACGCGAACTGGGCTACTGCTCAGGCATTGAAAACTATTCTCGTTACTTTGATCGCAGACAACCAGGGCAGCGACCTTTCTGCCTACTGGACTACTTCCCGGACGATTACCTAATAATGATAGATGAAAGCCACGTAACTATTCCACAGGTTAGAGGTATGTGGGGAGGTGATCGCGCTCGCAAAAGTAGCCTGGTAGATTATGGTTTCCGCCTTCCCTCAGCGCTGGATAATCGCCCGCTTACTTTCAATGAGTTTGAAGATATGACCAACCAGGTGGTATTCGTAAGTGCTACCCCTGGGGAGTATGAGCTGCGTGTTTCAGAAGGAGTAATTGTAGAACAGGTAATACGTCCTACAGGACTGCTAGACCCTGTAATTGAAGTTCGCCCAAGCCTTAATCAGATAGATGACCTGCTGGGGGAAATAGATGAAAGAGTAAAGCTTGACGAAAGGGTACTGGTCACTACGCTTACGAAGCGTATGGCAGAAGAACTGCAAAAGTTTCTGGAGCGTGCCGGAGTGCGTAGTCGTTATATACACTCAGAAGTAAAGTCGCTGGATAGAGTAGAAATATTAAGAGAGCTAAGGCTGGGTGAGTTTGATGTGCTGGTAGGGGTTAACCTTTTGAGAGAAGGGCTAGATTTGCCAGAGGTATCTTTAGTAGCTATACTGGATGCCGACAAAGAGGGTTTCTTGCGAAACGAGCGCTCCCTGATACAGACCATTGGTCGTGCTGCACGTAACGAAAACGGTATGGTAATCATGTATGCAGATAAAGTTACCGGCTCTATGCAGGTAGCGATAGACGAAACTAACCGCCGCCGTAGTAAACAAATGGAGTACAATGCGGAGCATGGAATTACGCCTAAAACGGTGCTAAAATCCAAAGAGGCTATCATGTTCTCTACCCGGGTGGCAGATTCCAAGAAAGCCGTGAAAAAGGCCTATGCCGGACCGGAAGAGACTAGCATTGCCGCTGATCCGGTAGTGGCCTACATGAATAAGGAAGATCTTGATAAACTCATCAGGAAAACACAAAAAAATATGGAGAAAGCTGCCAAAGAACTAGACTTTATGGAGGCTGCCCGTATGCGAGATGAGTTAAATGAACTGAAAAAACTTTACGAACAAAAAGATTAG
- a CDS encoding nucleoside deaminase, translating to MGILQPDDKYFMQQALRLAEQAYEENEIPVGAVVVANERIIAKAYNQTERLQDVTAHAEMLALTSAFNHFGAKYLPDCTLYVTLEPCVMCAGALHWAQIGKLVYAAADEKKGFTLHSEGILHPRTQVKQGILANESTELIQSFFRRMRSR from the coding sequence GTGGGTATACTACAACCAGACGACAAATATTTTATGCAGCAGGCGCTACGTCTTGCTGAGCAGGCTTATGAGGAGAATGAGATTCCAGTAGGTGCTGTAGTGGTCGCCAACGAGAGGATAATCGCCAAAGCCTATAACCAAACAGAAAGGCTACAGGATGTAACTGCTCATGCCGAAATGCTTGCCCTCACCTCTGCTTTCAATCATTTTGGGGCTAAATACCTTCCAGACTGCACACTTTATGTTACCCTGGAACCATGTGTGATGTGCGCAGGGGCACTGCACTGGGCACAGATTGGAAAGTTGGTATACGCCGCGGCAGATGAAAAAAAAGGCTTTACTCTACACAGCGAAGGTATTTTACACCCTCGTACCCAGGTAAAGCAGGGCATACTGGCAAATGAAAGCACAGAACTAATTCAGTCTTTCTTTCGCCGTATGCGATCCAGATAA
- the metH gene encoding methionine synthase, with the protein MSNTTNIEDSLVAHIVKDPNIPDMHLSGLEPLVVNETTGFVNVGERTNVTGSRKFARLITEEKYEEAIEVARDQVEGGAQVIDINMDEGMLDSEACMIKFVNLISAEPDIARVPLMIDSSKWHVIEAGLKCAQGKSIVNSISLKEGEENFIQQAKKIKLYGAAVIVMAFDEQGQADNYERRIEIAKRSYDVLVNKVKFPPQDIIFDLNIFPVATGMEEHRRNAIDFFAATKWVRENLPGVHVSGGVSNVSFSFRGNNPVREAMHSAFLYHGRRAGMDMGIVNPSMLEIYDDIPKDLLELVEDVLLDRKEDATERLLDFAEQIKDKGKTKKKDDKEWRKLPLVKRMEHALVKGIVEFIEEDVEEARQQFDKPIEVIEGPLMDGMNVVGDLFGSGKMFLPQVVKSARVMKKGVAYLIPYIEEEKERSGTVNEAKGRVLMATVKGDVHDIGKNIVSVVLGCNNYEVIDMGVMVPGEDILAKAKEEQVDVIGLSGLITPSLDEMVSVAEMMEKEDFNIPLLIGGATTSKIHTAVKIEPRYTKGPVIHVLDASRSVPVVSNLLNKKVKESFTQQIREEYQQMRERHANKKTTKNFVAIGEARANKFKTDWEQRSVVKPQFLGFRTFNDYSLEELSHYIDWTPFFMTWELAGRFPKILDDEVVGEQARILFRDAQNMLQKVIDEKLLTAKAVVGFFPANTVNDDDTEIYHFDKKGNEDRSKVLTTLHHLRQQTKKAKGKEYMSLADFVAPKASGINDYIGGFAVTAGIGCDELAKAYEEDHDDYNSIMIKAIADRLAEAFAERMHERVRKELWAYAPDEEYDNEALIREKYQGIRPAPGYPACPDHTEKRTLFELLDASKNTGIELTESFAMFPAASVSGWYFSHPGSKYFGISKLDKDQVANYAERKGMELKTMERWLSSNLGYEPK; encoded by the coding sequence ATGAGTAATACCACGAATATAGAAGATTCATTAGTAGCCCACATAGTTAAAGATCCTAATATTCCAGACATGCACCTGAGCGGACTGGAACCCTTAGTGGTTAATGAAACTACCGGCTTTGTAAACGTGGGAGAGCGTACCAATGTCACAGGGTCTCGCAAATTTGCCCGCCTTATCACCGAAGAGAAATATGAAGAGGCAATAGAGGTAGCACGAGATCAGGTAGAAGGTGGAGCACAGGTAATTGACATCAACATGGACGAAGGAATGCTGGACAGCGAAGCCTGCATGATCAAGTTTGTAAACCTGATCTCCGCAGAGCCCGATATTGCCCGTGTTCCACTCATGATAGACTCTTCTAAATGGCATGTGATTGAGGCCGGCCTCAAATGTGCCCAAGGTAAGTCTATTGTCAACTCTATCAGCCTTAAAGAGGGTGAAGAAAACTTTATTCAGCAGGCTAAAAAAATTAAACTCTACGGTGCGGCAGTAATTGTTATGGCTTTTGATGAACAAGGCCAGGCTGATAATTATGAAAGACGTATTGAGATTGCCAAACGCTCTTATGATGTGCTGGTTAATAAAGTGAAATTCCCTCCTCAGGATATCATTTTTGACCTCAACATCTTCCCCGTAGCTACGGGGATGGAAGAGCACCGCCGCAATGCTATTGACTTTTTTGCGGCCACTAAGTGGGTACGCGAAAACTTACCCGGAGTACATGTAAGTGGAGGAGTTAGTAATGTTTCCTTCTCGTTTCGTGGAAACAACCCGGTAAGAGAGGCTATGCACTCTGCATTTTTATACCACGGACGCAGAGCGGGTATGGATATGGGTATTGTAAACCCTAGCATGCTGGAGATATATGACGATATACCTAAAGACCTACTAGAACTGGTAGAGGACGTACTACTTGACCGTAAAGAAGATGCGACTGAGCGCCTGTTAGATTTTGCCGAACAGATTAAAGATAAAGGAAAAACCAAAAAGAAAGACGATAAGGAATGGCGCAAGCTCCCGCTGGTAAAAAGAATGGAGCATGCCCTGGTCAAAGGTATAGTAGAGTTTATAGAAGAAGATGTAGAGGAAGCACGCCAGCAGTTTGACAAGCCCATAGAAGTAATAGAAGGCCCTCTTATGGATGGAATGAATGTGGTAGGTGACCTTTTTGGCTCTGGAAAAATGTTTTTACCCCAGGTAGTTAAGAGCGCCCGGGTTATGAAAAAAGGGGTAGCTTATTTAATTCCGTACATAGAAGAAGAGAAAGAAAGGTCGGGTACTGTCAATGAAGCTAAAGGTAGAGTCCTGATGGCCACTGTAAAAGGCGACGTGCACGATATTGGTAAAAACATTGTAAGTGTAGTGCTGGGATGTAACAACTATGAAGTGATAGACATGGGAGTCATGGTACCGGGAGAGGATATTCTAGCTAAGGCTAAAGAAGAGCAGGTAGATGTTATCGGGCTAAGCGGACTCATTACTCCATCTTTAGATGAGATGGTTAGTGTAGCAGAAATGATGGAGAAGGAAGATTTCAATATTCCGTTGCTTATTGGAGGAGCTACCACTTCAAAAATTCATACTGCTGTCAAGATTGAGCCGCGTTACACCAAAGGACCAGTCATACATGTGCTGGATGCCTCACGCTCTGTGCCGGTTGTAAGTAATCTGCTCAACAAAAAGGTAAAGGAAAGCTTTACTCAGCAGATCAGAGAGGAGTATCAGCAGATGCGAGAAAGGCATGCTAACAAAAAAACAACTAAGAATTTTGTGGCTATTGGCGAAGCACGAGCAAACAAGTTTAAAACAGACTGGGAACAAAGATCTGTGGTTAAGCCTCAGTTTCTTGGTTTCCGTACTTTTAACGACTATTCTCTGGAAGAGCTGAGCCACTACATAGACTGGACCCCCTTCTTTATGACCTGGGAGTTGGCAGGACGTTTCCCAAAAATACTGGACGATGAAGTAGTAGGTGAGCAGGCACGTATTCTCTTCCGAGATGCTCAAAATATGCTGCAAAAAGTGATTGACGAAAAATTACTGACAGCCAAGGCGGTAGTTGGTTTCTTCCCTGCCAACACTGTCAATGATGATGATACGGAAATCTACCACTTTGATAAAAAAGGAAACGAAGACCGCAGCAAGGTACTTACCACCCTGCATCACCTAAGGCAGCAAACCAAAAAAGCCAAAGGCAAAGAGTACATGTCTTTGGCAGACTTTGTAGCTCCCAAAGCAAGTGGAATCAATGACTATATTGGAGGCTTTGCCGTAACGGCAGGTATTGGCTGCGATGAACTGGCCAAAGCTTATGAAGAGGATCATGATGATTACAACTCTATCATGATCAAGGCGATTGCTGACCGTCTGGCAGAGGCCTTTGCAGAGCGTATGCACGAAAGAGTTCGTAAAGAGCTCTGGGCCTATGCTCCTGATGAGGAATATGATAATGAAGCTCTAATTCGTGAAAAATACCAGGGAATACGTCCAGCACCAGGTTATCCGGCATGTCCTGACCATACTGAAAAGCGTACGCTTTTTGAGCTTTTGGATGCCAGCAAAAACACTGGGATAGAACTTACCGAGAGCTTTGCTATGTTTCCGGCAGCATCAGTTAGCGGCTGGTACTTCTCTCATCCAGGTTCCAAATACTTTGGCATATCCAAATTGGATAAAGACCAGGTAGCAAACTATGCCGAACGCAAAGGCATGGAGCTAAAAACTATGGAAAGGTGGCTAAGCTCAAACCTGGGATATGAGCCTAAGTAA
- a CDS encoding 1-(5-phosphoribosyl)-5-[(5-phosphoribosylamino)methylideneamino] imidazole-4-carboxamide isomerase: MQLRKIQIIPSISILNNKITRLQQGNFSREQVYDDSPIDLAKKFEDHGITKLQLVDLDGTREGSPKHFHVLEAIAGHTNLEVDFAGGINTDGDVNKAFESGARRITAATLAVKNPEEFASWIISYGREKIVLGGDAITGNREGRKVAIQGWQQDSGINLFDHVEYFYSRSLKFLKTSDISKEGIIEGPSFELYRDLMDKFPGIKLIASGGVQRLEDIERLRDLGLYGVVFGRAYYDGMIKLKEIEQFIAKQPA, from the coding sequence ATGCAACTAAGGAAAATTCAAATTATCCCATCAATATCCATCCTGAATAACAAAATTACACGCTTGCAGCAGGGTAATTTTTCCCGTGAGCAGGTGTACGACGACAGCCCTATTGATTTGGCCAAAAAGTTTGAAGATCATGGTATTACAAAATTACAGCTGGTAGATCTGGATGGTACGCGCGAAGGTAGTCCTAAGCACTTTCATGTACTGGAAGCAATTGCAGGACATACGAACCTGGAAGTAGATTTTGCCGGAGGTATTAATACGGATGGCGACGTTAATAAAGCTTTTGAGTCGGGTGCACGTCGTATTACTGCCGCTACATTGGCTGTTAAAAACCCTGAAGAGTTTGCCTCCTGGATTATATCGTATGGTAGAGAGAAAATTGTACTAGGTGGAGATGCCATTACTGGCAACAGAGAAGGTAGAAAAGTGGCAATACAGGGTTGGCAGCAAGACTCAGGGATTAACCTTTTCGACCATGTAGAGTATTTCTATAGCCGAAGCCTCAAATTTCTTAAAACCAGTGATATTTCTAAAGAGGGAATTATAGAAGGGCCGTCATTTGAGCTTTATCGCGATCTGATGGATAAATTTCCGGGTATTAAACTGATTGCCAGCGGAGGTGTTCAGCGTCTGGAAGATATAGAAAGGTTAAGAGACTTGGGGCTTTACGGAGTAGTGTTTGGCCGTGCTTATTATGATGGTATGATCAAACTAAAAGAAATAGAGCAGTTCATTGCCAAGCAGCCTGCTTAA
- a CDS encoding shikimate dehydrogenase family protein translates to MKDLYGLIGYRLSHSFSRKYFSDKFQREHISNAEYGLFELEDIQELPELLEEQPEIRGLNVTIPYKQQVMRYLDELDGSAKKVGAVNTIKFLKGKRIGYNTDYYGFKESLEKWVEGAKIEKALILGTGGASRAVKCALYDMGIEYIMVSREASEHAVSYAELKEKYDLQDYPLIINTTPLGMSPHTEVCPDLSYEKLSASHLCYDLVYNPEETLFMKKAAEQGAAVKNGMEMLHLQAEKSWEIWNQ, encoded by the coding sequence ATGAAGGATCTGTACGGACTTATTGGCTACAGGCTTAGCCACTCATTTTCCAGAAAATATTTTAGCGACAAGTTTCAGCGTGAACATATCAGCAATGCTGAGTATGGCCTGTTCGAACTGGAAGATATACAGGAACTACCGGAGCTTCTGGAGGAACAGCCCGAAATCCGTGGGCTTAACGTAACTATACCTTACAAACAGCAAGTAATGCGTTACCTGGACGAACTGGATGGTAGTGCCAAAAAAGTAGGTGCAGTTAATACTATTAAGTTCTTAAAAGGCAAACGTATTGGATACAATACAGATTACTACGGTTTTAAGGAGTCGCTGGAGAAGTGGGTGGAAGGTGCTAAAATAGAAAAAGCTCTAATATTGGGTACAGGAGGAGCCTCGCGAGCCGTCAAATGTGCGCTATACGATATGGGTATAGAATATATTATGGTCTCAAGAGAGGCTTCTGAGCATGCTGTTAGCTATGCCGAACTTAAAGAAAAATACGACCTTCAGGACTATCCTCTCATTATCAATACAACGCCCTTGGGAATGTCGCCCCATACTGAAGTTTGCCCGGACCTCTCTTACGAAAAGCTGAGCGCGAGCCATTTATGCTACGATTTAGTTTACAATCCTGAAGAGACTCTGTTTATGAAAAAAGCAGCGGAACAGGGTGCTGCTGTAAAAAACGGAATGGAGATGCTTCATCTGCAAGCAGAAAAAAGCTGGGAAATCTGGAACCAGTAA